A segment of the Georgenia sp. M64 genome:
CGGGCACGTGGCTGGACGAGAGCCGGATCTCCACCCCGATGTCCCCCTACCCCGCGTTCGCCGAGCGCCGCTCCAGCTGGCGCGGGCCGGGCAGCGACCTCGTCTGGCTCTACCTCGGCACCGACGACCCGGAGGTGTTCGGCATCGGGCAGACCCGCGGCGGCACGGCCGTCGAGGCCGTCGTGGACCACCTGGTCACCCTCCTGCCCCGCACCGGCACGGGCCCCGCCGCGGCGGCCGAGCAGCTGCGCCGCGCGGCCGAGCCCTACGCCGCCGGCGGAGGCGCGGCCATGGCCGTCTCCGCCGTCGAGCTCGCCCTGTGGGACCTCCAGGCGCGGTCGCTGGGAGCGCCCCTCCACCGCCTCCTCGGCGGCCGGTCCGGCCCGTTGCCGTACTACGTCACCGCCCCGCATCCCGACACCCTCGCCGAGGTCGACGCCGACCTGCTCGCCGGCGCCCGGTACGTCAAGGTGCCCATGGCGTACGGTCCCGCCGACGGCCCCGCGCACCTGCGGGACAACCTCGATCGGCTCGCCGAGGTGCGCCGCCTCGTCCCCGGGCACATCCCGCTGGCGGTCGACTGCTTCATGTCGTGGGACGTGCCCTACGTCCTGCGGTTCGCCGCGGAGGCCGCCGGGCTGGGGCTCGGCTGGGTCGAGGAGCCGCTCGCCCGGGACGACCTCGCCGGGCACGCGGAGCTGCGCGCCCGCCTCGGCCCGGTGGGCGTGGCCGCCGGGGAGCACGCCTTCGGTCTGACGGAGGGGCTGGCCCTCCTCGAGGGCCGCTGCGTGGACGTGCTGCAGAGCGACGTCACCTGGTGCGGCGGCCTCGGCGTCGCACGGACGCTCGGGGAGGTGGCCGTGCGCCGCGGGGTGACGTTCGCCCCGCACAACGCCGCGATGCACCCGTGGGCGCTGCACCTGCTCTCCGCCCTGGGGCCGAACGTCCTCGCCGAGGTGCTCGTGGGAGCCGGCGCGCCGGCGGTCGTGCCGACCGTGACCGACGTCCCCGGCGCCGGGACCGACAAGCGTGCGGCGGGCTTCGGATGACCGCGCCGGTGCGGCTGGCCGTCGTCGGCGCGGGCTGGTGGGCCGGAACCCACCACCTCCCCGCCCTCCTCGCGCACCCGGACGCGCGCGTCGTCGCCGTGTGCGACCCGGTGCCGGAACGGGCCGCGGCGCTCGCCGGCCCCGCCGGCGCCCGGACGTTCACCACGGTCGCCGAGGCCGTGGAGGCGGGCGGGCTCGACGCCGTCGTCGTCGCCACCCCGAGCGCCGCGCACCACGCGGCCGCGGCCACCGCCCTCGACGCCGGCCTGCACACGTTCGTCGAGAAGCCGATGACCCTCACCCGGGCCGATGCCGTGGACCTGCTGCGGCGCGCCGAGGCCGCGGCGGTCCACCTGAGCGTGGGCTACACCCACCAGTTCGAGCCCGGCGCGTTCTTCGCCCGGGAGGCGGTCCGCACGCAGATCGGGCGGCTGGTCCAGGTGACCGTGGAGTTCGCCTCCCGGGCGGGCGCGCTCTACGCCGCGGCCGAGGCGGAGCACCCTGCCCGGACCGTCGCCGGCCAGCACCCGGAGGCCTACTCCGCGGCGAACGGCGGGGGGCAGGCACACACCCAGCTCACCCACGCGCTCGGCATGCTGTGCTGGGTGACGGGCGACGAGGTGGCCCAGGTGTGCGCGTTCACCGAGCACCATGGGCTCTCGGTCGACGTCGACGACGTCGCCGCCTTCCGGCTGCGGGGCGGCGCCACCGGCGTCGCCGTCTCCTCCGGGGCGACGGGTGCGCACCTGCCCGCCCGCCAGCACGTGCGCTACCTCGGCACCGACGGCGTGGTGGAGCAGGACCTCCACCGCGCGAGGGTCATCCTGCACCGGGCTGACGGCAGCCAGGTGGTGCGCGAGCCGGGCCAGCACGAGCCCGCCTACCGCGCGGGTGAGCCGGTCCGGGCGTTCGTCGACCTGGTCCTGGGCCGCGGGGAGAACCTCGGTCCGGGCGGTGACGCGGCGGCCGCGGTCGCCGCCACCGAGGCCCTGCTCGTCGCCGCGCGTACCGGCACGATGACCGAGGTCGCCTCGGTCCGCTGACGCCTCCGGCGGCCACCGTGCCTGAGCACGAGGGACGTCGGATGGCCGTGCCGGCCTTCCGTCACAGACCTCCGCCGACGGACACCTCGGCCGTCTCGCGCACGGAAGCTGCTGCCACGACCTCCGGGGCCACCTCGGTCGCCGACGGAGCGGCGACGAGGTCGTTCGCCGTCCGCAGCACCGGACGCGTGGTCAGGGCCGCCGGGTCGAGCCGCGCGCTGCTGCGGACGCGCAGCTCGGCGCTCTCGCCCGGCAGCAGGGTGACGAGGGCACGGTCGACGGTGGCGCCGGGGTCCGCATGGTCGACGAGCAGGGTGAGGTCCTTGACCAGGGCGCGCGCACGGACCCGCACGACGTACCCGCCCTCAGCCGGTTCCGCGGAGACCTCGGCGGCGTCGGCGGACAGGGCCAGACAGGTGTCCTCGGCGAAGTACCACAGGCCCCGCTCCCCGGTGGCCGCGTCGGCCACGAGGACCTCGGCGGTGGGGTCGGCGGCGACCGTGAGGGCGGGCGGTAGCGGGAGTGTGGCACTGCCCCGGGGACCCACCTCGGCCGGCATCTCGGCGACGGCGAG
Coding sequences within it:
- a CDS encoding enolase C-terminal domain-like protein, which codes for MSLRITDVMVRTAPFSAGTWLDESRISTPMSPYPAFAERRSSWRGPGSDLVWLYLGTDDPEVFGIGQTRGGTAVEAVVDHLVTLLPRTGTGPAAAAEQLRRAAEPYAAGGGAAMAVSAVELALWDLQARSLGAPLHRLLGGRSGPLPYYVTAPHPDTLAEVDADLLAGARYVKVPMAYGPADGPAHLRDNLDRLAEVRRLVPGHIPLAVDCFMSWDVPYVLRFAAEAAGLGLGWVEEPLARDDLAGHAELRARLGPVGVAAGEHAFGLTEGLALLEGRCVDVLQSDVTWCGGLGVARTLGEVAVRRGVTFAPHNAAMHPWALHLLSALGPNVLAEVLVGAGAPAVVPTVTDVPGAGTDKRAAGFG
- a CDS encoding Gfo/Idh/MocA family oxidoreductase; the protein is MTAPVRLAVVGAGWWAGTHHLPALLAHPDARVVAVCDPVPERAAALAGPAGARTFTTVAEAVEAGGLDAVVVATPSAAHHAAAATALDAGLHTFVEKPMTLTRADAVDLLRRAEAAAVHLSVGYTHQFEPGAFFAREAVRTQIGRLVQVTVEFASRAGALYAAAEAEHPARTVAGQHPEAYSAANGGGQAHTQLTHALGMLCWVTGDEVAQVCAFTEHHGLSVDVDDVAAFRLRGGATGVAVSSGATGAHLPARQHVRYLGTDGVVEQDLHRARVILHRADGSQVVREPGQHEPAYRAGEPVRAFVDLVLGRGENLGPGGDAAAAVAATEALLVAARTGTMTEVASVR